Proteins found in one Helicobacter sp. NHP19-003 genomic segment:
- a CDS encoding tetratricopeptide repeat protein, with protein MRTLRLFGLGLALNGMLFAQSMTEDQQILITSDAFHRGDFATAKKGYLQLYKETNNIIYAKEAAISAASLGDINTAVELAMLYKKVTKNNKDLSINKILVDGYIKTGQIQKAIALLEKIRKEDKSLMLDNVLGSLYISEKKYTKAFDILSKLYNQVHDEDTLEKLITLYFIQNSQQEAADLITSHLEKYGCSPDLCQKSFNTLIQMNRLDKAKEAFGALYRKDPVVQNAQLYIGVLVMLKEFDKAEKIAKNFPFNRRLLLDLYTAQKNFALASKQAGLLYKEHKDPRFLALEAVYTYEHLTSKKKLTKTDMLPIAHKLEKAIAERRAQLRLHKGKLDVQDAFFYNFLGYSLIEYDLNVRKGIDYVKVALQIEPKSIFYIDSLAWGYFKLGNCALAKKLFLGISKQDINTQPELKAHSQAIAECQ; from the coding sequence ATGAGGACTTTGAGGCTTTTTGGCTTGGGGTTAGCCCTAAACGGCATGCTTTTTGCTCAAAGCATGACCGAAGACCAACAGATCTTAATCACATCGGATGCTTTCCACAGAGGCGACTTTGCCACGGCTAAAAAGGGCTATCTACAGCTTTACAAAGAAACGAATAACATCATTTACGCCAAAGAGGCCGCCATTTCGGCCGCAAGTCTAGGCGACATTAACACCGCTGTAGAACTTGCCATGCTCTATAAAAAAGTTACCAAAAATAACAAAGACCTATCCATTAATAAAATCTTGGTGGATGGCTACATCAAGACGGGGCAAATCCAAAAGGCGATCGCCCTGTTAGAGAAAATCCGCAAAGAGGACAAATCTTTGATGTTAGATAATGTGCTAGGTTCGCTCTACATCAGCGAAAAAAAATACACCAAAGCTTTTGACATTTTAAGCAAACTCTACAACCAGGTGCACGATGAAGACACTTTAGAAAAGCTCATCACGCTCTACTTTATCCAAAACAGCCAGCAAGAGGCTGCCGATCTCATCACTTCTCATTTGGAAAAGTATGGCTGCTCACCAGACCTATGTCAAAAGAGTTTCAACACCTTGATCCAAATGAATCGACTCGATAAAGCTAAAGAAGCCTTTGGCGCACTTTATCGCAAAGACCCTGTGGTGCAAAACGCACAACTTTACATTGGGGTTTTGGTGATGCTCAAAGAATTTGACAAAGCCGAGAAAATCGCTAAAAACTTCCCCTTCAACCGCCGCTTGCTCTTAGACCTTTACACTGCCCAAAAAAACTTCGCTCTCGCATCCAAGCAGGCTGGCTTACTTTACAAAGAGCACAAAGACCCTAGATTTTTAGCCCTAGAGGCGGTCTACACCTACGAGCATCTAACCTCCAAGAAAAAACTCACAAAAACCGACATGCTCCCCATTGCCCACAAACTTGAAAAGGCGATCGCCGAGCGCCGTGCACAACTTAGGCTACACAAGGGTAAATTAGATGTCCAAGACGCTTTTTTCTATAACTTCTTGGGTTATTCGCTCATTGAATACGATTTAAATGTCCGCAAAGGGATCGACTATGTCAAAGTGGCGTTACAAATCGAGCCTAAGTCTATCTTTTACATCGATTCTTTGGCGTGGGGTTACTTTAAGCTGGGGAATTGTGCCCTAGCCAAGAAACTCTTTTTAGGCATATCTAAGCAAGACATCAACACCCAGCCCGAGCTCAAAGCCCACTCTCAAGCCATCGCCGAGTGTCAATAG
- a CDS encoding indole-3-glycerol phosphate synthase: MRPFDLLGRSLAYNPYLPRLSLEQLQRPKNIPLAHTLLALDVRQDLEVFLENLQKVQESQALALSLDFTPLYAKEPSLEMLDLLGFVRRLCSKPLILKDLIVERYQILEALVYGVDALILDPSLLQKDLKDMVAYAMHLGLLAIVQVASTADLKHAILARAKALYIVQDFKEILQLVPQGLVILKDLSTPPITPTNSYGVDALMLWS; the protein is encoded by the coding sequence ATGCGCCCCTTTGACCTGTTAGGGCGTAGCCTTGCCTACAACCCCTATTTGCCCCGCTTAAGCCTAGAGCAACTACAACGCCCCAAAAACATTCCTCTAGCCCACACCCTTTTAGCCCTAGATGTGCGCCAAGATTTAGAAGTTTTTTTAGAAAATCTACAAAAGGTCCAAGAGAGTCAAGCCCTAGCCTTGTCGCTTGACTTCACCCCCCTTTATGCCAAAGAGCCATCTTTAGAGATGTTAGATTTACTCGGTTTCGTGCGCCGCCTCTGCTCTAAACCTTTGATTTTAAAAGATTTGATTGTGGAGCGTTACCAAATTTTAGAAGCTTTGGTGTATGGTGTGGACGCGCTGATTTTAGACCCTAGTTTATTACAAAAAGATTTAAAGGACATGGTCGCCTACGCCATGCATTTAGGGTTGCTAGCCATCGTGCAAGTGGCAAGCACAGCGGATTTAAAGCACGCCATTTTAGCCAGAGCCAAAGCTCTTTACATCGTGCAAGACTTCAAAGAGATTTTGCAACTTGTCCCACAAGGTTTGGTCATCTTAAAAGACCTAAGCACCCCCCCCATCACCCCCACAAATTCTTATGGGGTCGATGCCCTGATGTTGTGGAG
- a CDS encoding cytochrome c biogenesis protein CcdA has product MLEENLLTLFDKTPLIASFLAGILAFLSPCVLPLIPAYLSYISQTSLEELKSGNAPRLVVLGKASLFVLGFGLVFWLIGVSMAKIMHAYLNAPWVRVVAGLVVVVFGLHFLGILPIKWLYKSKTLEVRLEFKNPFLNSSIPFILGVSFALGWTPCIGPIFTSIVLLSGAEHAYGMALLGVFVLGFGLPFLVVALLMNQVWGVLKKMRSYSRVVEIVSGLLLVGMGILILSGQMARLGAFLQI; this is encoded by the coding sequence ATGTTGGAGGAGAACCTTTTAACGCTCTTTGACAAAACACCCCTGATTGCTTCATTTTTGGCGGGTATTCTAGCGTTTTTAAGCCCCTGCGTTTTGCCCTTAATCCCCGCCTACTTGTCCTACATCTCGCAAACTTCTTTAGAGGAACTAAAGAGCGGCAACGCCCCCCGTTTAGTGGTTTTAGGCAAGGCTAGTTTATTCGTTTTGGGCTTTGGTTTGGTCTTTTGGCTCATCGGGGTGTCTATGGCAAAAATCATGCACGCCTACTTAAACGCTCCGTGGGTTAGGGTGGTAGCGGGCTTGGTTGTGGTGGTCTTTGGTCTGCACTTTTTGGGGATTTTGCCCATCAAATGGCTTTACAAAAGCAAAACCCTAGAAGTGCGCCTAGAGTTTAAAAACCCTTTTTTAAACAGCTCCATTCCCTTCATCTTGGGAGTGAGTTTTGCTTTAGGGTGGACTCCTTGCATCGGCCCTATTTTTACGAGTATTGTATTGCTTAGTGGGGCAGAGCACGCCTATGGCATGGCACTTTTAGGCGTGTTTGTGCTGGGCTTTGGCTTGCCTTTTTTAGTGGTGGCTTTGTTGATGAATCAAGTGTGGGGGGTGCTTAAAAAAATGCGCAGTTACAGCCGAGTCGTGGAGATTGTTTCGGGCTTGCTCTTAGTGGGGATGGGGATTTTGATTTTAAGCGGACAAATGGCGCGCTTAGGGGCGTTTTTACAAATTTAA
- the miaB gene encoding tRNA (N6-isopentenyl adenosine(37)-C2)-methylthiotransferase MiaB, whose amino-acid sequence MKLYIETMGCAMNSRDSEHMVGELGKVGYVQTNEPSEADLILINTCSVREKPERKLFSEIGQFAKIKKPGAKIGVCGCTASHMGAQILKKAPSVDFVLGARNVSKISQIIKQDKAVAVDLDHDDSTYVFASQAPSNIKALLNISIGCDKHCTYCVVPHTRGKEISIPMDLLLKEADKLAQAGVKEILLLGQNVNNYGARFSTDHPKVNFTTLLENLSQIGGLKRIRFTSPHPLHMDNAFLEHFAANPKVCKSIHIPLQSGSNAILKAMKRGYSREWYLDRIARLKALVPEVGISTDIIVGFPGETPRDFEDTLDILEQVRFDTLYSFIYSPRPLTPSCTWKNQVPKEESSAHLKRLQSRHKEILEQKARAELGKTHEVLIEKITEGVAEGRSSNGRLLSFEAGGAGVGDFVAVEVVAHRKGSLKGRIA is encoded by the coding sequence GTGAAACTTTACATTGAAACGATGGGCTGTGCGATGAATAGTCGCGACAGCGAGCATATGGTGGGCGAACTTGGCAAGGTGGGCTATGTCCAAACAAATGAACCTAGCGAGGCGGATTTGATTTTAATCAACACCTGCAGTGTGCGCGAGAAGCCCGAGCGAAAATTGTTCTCCGAGATCGGGCAGTTTGCCAAGATCAAAAAGCCGGGGGCAAAGATCGGTGTGTGTGGCTGCACGGCAAGCCACATGGGCGCACAAATCCTTAAAAAAGCCCCGAGCGTGGACTTCGTTTTAGGCGCGCGCAATGTGTCTAAGATCAGCCAAATCATCAAACAGGATAAAGCGGTCGCCGTTGATCTCGACCATGACGACAGCACCTATGTGTTTGCCAGCCAAGCCCCTAGCAACATCAAAGCCCTGTTAAACATCTCCATCGGTTGCGATAAGCATTGCACCTATTGTGTTGTCCCCCACACCAGGGGCAAAGAGATTTCCATCCCTATGGATTTACTCTTAAAAGAGGCGGATAAGCTCGCACAGGCGGGGGTGAAAGAGATTCTACTTTTAGGGCAGAATGTCAACAACTACGGCGCGCGCTTTAGCACAGACCACCCTAAAGTGAACTTCACCACTTTATTGGAAAACTTAAGCCAAATTGGGGGGCTCAAACGCATCCGCTTCACATCGCCCCACCCTCTGCATATGGACAACGCCTTTTTGGAACACTTTGCTGCCAACCCTAAAGTGTGTAAGAGCATCCACATCCCTTTGCAAAGCGGTTCTAATGCCATTTTAAAGGCAATGAAAAGGGGGTATAGCAGGGAGTGGTATTTAGATCGCATCGCCCGTTTAAAAGCCCTAGTACCTGAAGTGGGCATCAGTACGGACATCATTGTAGGCTTTCCGGGCGAAACGCCTAGAGACTTTGAGGACACCCTAGACATCTTAGAGCAAGTGCGCTTTGACACGCTCTATAGCTTCATTTACTCCCCCCGCCCGCTCACACCATCTTGCACATGGAAGAATCAAGTCCCCAAAGAAGAGTCGAGTGCGCATTTAAAACGCCTACAAAGCCGCCACAAGGAAATTTTAGAGCAAAAGGCTAGGGCAGAGCTGGGCAAAACCCACGAGGTGTTGATCGAAAAAATCACAGAGGGTGTGGCTGAGGGGCGCAGCAGCAATGGACGGCTCTTAAGCTTTGAGGCTGGCGGGGCTGGCGTGGGGGATTTTGTGGCGGTTGAGGTGGTGGCGCACCGTAAGGGGAGCTTAAAAGGGAGGATTGCTTAA
- a CDS encoding YkgJ family cysteine cluster protein: MEFSFDPRACASCGARCCLGQEGYIFLQPVEMEAISAFLKLPFEKFTLQYIKKVGYKYSLLEKPASDPKEGYACVFLDEETKQCQIYPVRPKQCQTFPFWECFQNPKKVKELCALCPGVKPLN, from the coding sequence ATGGAGTTTAGTTTTGACCCGAGGGCGTGCGCATCTTGTGGGGCTAGGTGCTGTTTGGGGCAAGAGGGATATATCTTTCTTCAACCCGTTGAAATGGAGGCGATCAGCGCGTTTTTAAAACTGCCCTTTGAAAAATTTACTCTGCAATACATCAAAAAGGTGGGCTACAAATACAGTCTACTAGAAAAGCCCGCAAGCGATCCCAAAGAGGGCTATGCGTGTGTGTTCTTAGATGAGGAAACCAAGCAATGCCAAATCTACCCCGTGCGCCCCAAGCAATGCCAAACTTTCCCCTTTTGGGAGTGTTTCCAAAACCCAAAAAAGGTCAAAGAACTGTGCGCCCTATGCCCCGGGGTCAAACCCCTTAACTAA
- a CDS encoding amidohydrolase family protein yields MLLKNAKLGGGVVGVRIVGEHITEISPSLSATDGEEVLDCKGLTLLPSLVDLGVFLHNLQAATYTALKTQAFKGGVGTPMGIDLEPLYSLNEPEMQPLDFKEAEDNLESTIAKEAQKAKDPICLHPLNTKQRLQNLSKIVSGLRSPACLYIYNLEGQKLLPALDYAKMLNLPLVCGVRGYEGRPTLGIVDATPLAYRLGLPSVSPLIQIKEVGKYASMALHSQIDTMLDSVVEIDALNIATSLKSLGAPLFVQTPLHHLILTESVYQTYDPRFKILPPLQSKEKQKALHKALKEGQIDMLTSLHYTRPPKAQEIFEEAPFGMHCIEDSFSLAYTHLVKTGLVSLERLIELMASTPAKFLRLNCGEVQEGKEARLMLVDLEGEVVVQNPHSPYYQEKLKGGVRLVLQGEDMVYGA; encoded by the coding sequence TTGTTACTCAAAAATGCAAAATTAGGGGGTGGAGTTGTTGGTGTCCGCATTGTGGGCGAGCACATCACAGAAATTAGCCCATCTTTATCCGCCACAGATGGCGAAGAAGTCCTAGATTGCAAGGGGCTGACGCTGCTGCCTAGTCTTGTGGATTTGGGCGTGTTCTTGCATAACCTGCAAGCCGCCACCTACACCGCCCTAAAAACCCAAGCCTTCAAGGGGGGGGTAGGCACACCCATGGGGATTGACTTAGAACCCCTTTACTCTTTAAACGAGCCTGAAATGCAACCTTTGGACTTTAAAGAGGCAGAGGACAATTTAGAAAGCACCATTGCCAAAGAAGCGCAAAAAGCCAAAGACCCTATTTGCTTGCACCCTTTAAACACCAAACAACGCCTGCAAAATTTGTCTAAGATTGTGAGCGGACTGAGAAGCCCTGCGTGTTTGTACATCTATAATTTGGAGGGGCAAAAGCTCTTGCCCGCCCTAGATTACGCCAAAATGCTAAACTTGCCCCTGGTGTGCGGGGTGCGTGGCTATGAGGGACGGCCCACTCTAGGCATCGTTGATGCCACACCCTTGGCCTATAGATTGGGCTTGCCTAGTGTCAGCCCCCTAATCCAAATCAAAGAGGTTGGTAAATACGCCAGCATGGCGCTGCACTCCCAGATAGACACCATGCTAGACAGCGTGGTGGAGATCGATGCCCTCAACATTGCCACGAGCCTAAAATCTCTGGGCGCACCCCTGTTCGTGCAAACCCCCCTGCACCACTTAATCCTAACCGAGAGTGTGTATCAAACCTACGACCCCCGTTTTAAAATCTTGCCCCCCCTGCAAAGCAAAGAGAAGCAAAAAGCCCTACACAAAGCCCTCAAAGAAGGGCAAATTGACATGCTAACAAGCCTACACTACACCCGCCCCCCTAAAGCGCAAGAAATCTTTGAAGAAGCCCCCTTTGGCATGCACTGCATTGAGGACAGCTTTAGCCTAGCCTACACACATTTAGTCAAAACAGGCTTAGTGAGTCTAGAAAGACTCATAGAGTTAATGGCAAGCACCCCCGCTAAATTCTTGCGCCTAAATTGTGGGGAGGTACAAGAGGGCAAAGAGGCGCGCTTGATGCTTGTAGACCTTGAGGGAGAGGTCGTGGTGCAAAACCCACACAGTCCCTACTATCAAGAGAAACTAAAGGGGGGTGTGCGCTTGGTGTTGCAAGGGGAGGACATGGTCTATGGGGCTTAA
- a CDS encoding HP0268 family nuclease → MELRLAKMDRKQSKTPSLSLEELHQKYLKSEHIFYFAPTNSHKDMLAAVAFLEKKHCRVHLSQVQVSSDEKDFIYQMHII, encoded by the coding sequence ATGGAACTGCGTTTAGCAAAAATGGATCGTAAACAGAGCAAAACCCCTAGCTTGAGTTTGGAAGAGTTGCACCAAAAATACCTAAAAAGTGAGCATATTTTTTACTTTGCCCCCACCAACTCCCACAAGGACATGCTAGCGGCGGTGGCGTTTTTGGAGAAAAAGCATTGTCGGGTGCATTTGTCGCAAGTGCAGGTGAGCTCAGATGAAAAGGACTTCATTTACCAAATGCACATCATTTAA
- the mqnF gene encoding aminofutalosine deaminase family hydrolase, giving the protein MGLKILGAKCVLLCNPNFDIVPNGGVLFEGEHILEVGDYATLYAKYPKTQAHFYKNALLMPALINPHIHFEFAAQKNNFDYGSFEGWLSSVMSNRSQVLKKAAAHMQRAVGEQLMQGVGSVGAISSYGIDRPILKESPLRVVFFDELIGANGNIAPAFEAFSKRHALSLECQSPKFTPAIAIHAPYSVHKGLAQKVLSTHKSPVVSTHFLESQAELDFLKGRGGYFKDFYAKHGLSAPHYESPLEFLDLFQGQKLLLVHALFANKAHLQHAKNIAHPTLISCPRSNRLLSGTLLDFKQVNKAGVKIALATDGASSNANTLLLEELRTAFFALNIPLLEALPQILLGATLHASHALGLKGGSLQAGFLADFALFGFHAQANLQGVLHWLLQTRRVQSLYIGGEWVCGSKRGFKAM; this is encoded by the coding sequence ATGGGGCTTAAAATTTTGGGGGCCAAGTGTGTGCTCTTGTGCAACCCCAACTTTGACATTGTGCCTAATGGGGGGGTGTTGTTTGAGGGAGAACACATTTTAGAAGTGGGCGATTACGCCACACTTTATGCCAAATACCCCAAAACCCAAGCCCATTTTTATAAAAACGCCCTTTTAATGCCCGCTTTAATTAACCCGCACATCCACTTTGAGTTTGCTGCACAAAAAAACAACTTTGACTATGGGAGCTTTGAGGGCTGGCTAAGCTCGGTCATGTCTAATAGAAGCCAAGTGTTGAAGAAAGCCGCAGCGCACATGCAAAGGGCGGTGGGCGAGCAACTCATGCAAGGCGTGGGGAGTGTGGGGGCGATCAGCAGTTATGGGATCGATCGCCCCATTTTAAAAGAGAGTCCTTTAAGGGTGGTGTTTTTTGATGAGCTCATTGGAGCAAATGGCAACATTGCCCCCGCTTTTGAGGCGTTTAGCAAACGCCACGCCTTGAGTCTTGAGTGCCAAAGCCCTAAATTCACCCCCGCCATCGCCATCCACGCCCCTTATTCGGTACATAAAGGCCTCGCTCAAAAAGTTTTAAGCACCCACAAAAGCCCCGTGGTTTCCACGCATTTTTTAGAGTCTCAGGCCGAGTTAGATTTTTTAAAGGGGAGGGGGGGGTATTTCAAGGATTTTTACGCCAAACATGGACTAAGTGCCCCCCACTATGAAAGCCCTTTAGAGTTTTTAGATCTATTTCAAGGGCAAAAGTTGCTTTTAGTGCATGCCTTGTTTGCCAACAAGGCGCATTTACAACACGCCAAAAACATCGCCCATCCGACACTGATTAGTTGCCCGCGCTCTAACCGCCTGTTAAGCGGTACACTCTTGGATTTTAAGCAGGTAAACAAGGCGGGTGTGAAGATCGCCCTAGCCACCGATGGTGCAAGCTCTAATGCCAACACCTTACTTTTAGAGGAACTGCGCACCGCCTTTTTTGCCTTGAATATCCCGCTTTTAGAGGCTCTACCCCAAATTTTGCTCGGGGCGACCTTGCACGCCAGCCACGCCTTGGGGCTTAAAGGGGGGAGTTTGCAAGCGGGCTTTTTGGCAGATTTTGCCCTATTTGGCTTTCACGCTCAGGCAAATTTACAAGGGGTGTTGCACTGGCTCTTGCAGACAAGACGGGTGCAGAGTCTATACATCGGCGGGGAGTGGGTGTGTGGCTCTAAAAGGGGTTTTAAGGCAATGTAG
- a CDS encoding lysophospholipid acyltransferase family protein yields MLLKRLRNGFVSHALPVLLYWVLRVLFKTCKNHFHLAEDLPKQTFIASCWHGEMAMLPFAYLRVKPQAHLSVIASQHFDGGLAATLFKCFGFRAIRGSSKRGGVGALIEAIKRLKSGEDIGITPDGPKGPRHSVADGVVALAQKTGAGVVVCRVVFSNAFTLNTWDRFKLPKPFSTIHYYMLSPFFIPKNMDLQEAKVLVKQRMETV; encoded by the coding sequence GTGCTGTTGAAACGCTTGAGAAATGGTTTTGTTTCCCACGCCTTGCCTGTGTTGCTCTATTGGGTGCTTAGGGTTTTGTTCAAGACTTGTAAAAACCATTTTCACTTAGCCGAGGACTTGCCAAAACAAACTTTCATCGCCAGTTGCTGGCATGGCGAGATGGCGATGTTGCCCTTTGCTTATTTGCGTGTCAAGCCCCAAGCGCATCTATCCGTGATCGCCAGCCAGCATTTTGACGGCGGTTTGGCAGCGACACTCTTTAAGTGCTTTGGGTTTCGAGCCATTAGGGGCTCTAGCAAGAGAGGCGGGGTGGGTGCGCTCATTGAGGCGATCAAAAGGCTAAAGAGTGGGGAGGACATCGGCATCACCCCCGATGGCCCTAAGGGGCCGCGCCATAGTGTTGCCGATGGGGTGGTGGCCTTGGCGCAAAAGACGGGAGCAGGGGTGGTGGTGTGCCGTGTGGTCTTTAGCAATGCTTTCACACTCAACACATGGGATCGCTTTAAGCTGCCCAAGCCCTTTTCCACCATCCATTACTATATGCTCTCCCCTTTTTTCATCCCCAAAAACATGGATTTACAAGAGGCTAAAGTGCTTGTGAAACAACGCATGGAGACGGTGTAG